The stretch of DNA CCACTAAGAAATGAGACAGGTTTAGTATGAATGGCTTTGAGGGGGTAAGAGTTTTTGAACAAGTGTCCTTCCTGTACCTTTCTGaggcattcagattcagattcagaaaactttattgtctgtcgtaacagaaaatcttctttgacgaggctcaacatacaaccaggacaatgtactgataagcagtcatacaacacagatttctgcgagcacacagtgtgtatagatcttaaaagcaagtataaagattaaaaactaaatatagacaagataaaagttgtggatacgtgtaaagtgacagtgcatcagggttaatttgtcccttgttcattttttatttaagctatttatggcaatgggtatgatgagtttttgtggatgtttttcttggatagggggactttatatcggcggcctgatggcagaagttggaaggacttgtgcagggggtgggtgggatcctgtgtaatgcggttggctttccttttaactgcctgggtgtggagaactgataattgattttgcatACAATACCTTTAACAATACCTTTAACAATGATCCTAATTACATCCAGTCAGATCCAATAGGAAGGCGGACAGGTCGCTTCCAAAACATATAAATTAACtacatatagacacaaaatgctggagtaactcagcgggacaggcagcatctctggagaaaagggatggatgacgttttgcgtcgagacccttcttcagacccaaaattgcaaccattccttctctccagagatgctgcctgtaaccCAGCATATACActtccttaggtacacaaaaatgctggagaaactcagcgggtgcagcagcatctatggagcgaaggaataaggcaccatttcgggccaaaacgcttcttcagactgatggaggggtgggggggggggggggagaaggaaaaaggaggaggagcccgagggctgagggatgggaggagacagcccgagggctgatgaaggggaggagacagcaagggctgacaaaattgggagaattcaatgttcatgcccgcaggatgcagactccccaagcggaatatgaggtgctgttcctccaatttcctgtgTTGCTCCTCTGgctgtggaggagacccaggacagagaggtcggatggggaatgggagggggagttgaagtgctgagccaccgggaggtcaggttggttattggggACCGCGCagaggcgaaacgatcgccaagcctccgcttggtctcaccgatatagatcagctgacatctagagcagcggatgcaatagatgaggttggaggagatatacACTTCCTTTCTACGGAAATAAACAGCAGGAGACCGTTTACAGCGGCACATTCACGCAGCGGACACCTGTGCGGACCGTgcctactccacacagacagcagccgaggtgagGCCGGCTGTGGCTTGGCTCGGGGCGGTGcgatgagagagagaggcggcGCCCAGGAAGCGGCAGCCGACGGTCTCTGGTTCCGACGCTCGCCACCGGTCGCCGATGGACTCGAAGCCCTTGCGCCTGATTGCCGCGGCCGACGAGGCGCTGGGGATCGGGAAGAGCGGCCGCCTGCCCTGGGAACTGCCGTGAGTAGCGGGGAGCGCGGCGGCCCACGGGAACTAGGACTGGACCTGGTCTCGGACACAGACACTGGTCACTGGGACGAGACTGGACCCGATCTCCCAGCCCCCGCTCCGTTCATTCTCGCCTCTCTTTCCGCAGGAACGAGTTCAGTTGGTTTGTGTCGCAAGTGGACGCCGTCTCCGATCCGAGTGAGTGTCCGGGAGTCCACAGACCGCCCGCGGGGGTGGAGGCTGGGGTGACGGGGGCGTGTCCCGTGTGTGCGGGCGGTCCCGGGTTAGGGGTGTCTGGGATGAGCTGCCAggcgaggtagttggggcaggtaatataacaacatGACCTAAACTACATTGGGCCAAACGTGGGGAGGTGGGacgagtgtggatgggacatgttggtcggcgagggcgggttgggccgaagggccagatttGGTGCTGTAATGCCGCTGATGGGAGCCACATTCCACCCATTTTCAGGCAAGAAGAACGTGCTGATCTGGGGGAGAGGAAGCGCCGTCTCTGACTCCCGCCCACTTCCCCACTGTTACCGAGTGTGTCTGAGCACCACGTTGAGGTGAGTCAGTGGTCAGAACCCCCGCCAGGCCTGGGAGTTACCCGATTAGCAGGGGGTGGGACATTGGGCGGATGGTGGGGCAGAGGGTGGGACAGTGGTCAAAGGGTGGGAATGGTcgggggggtagggggtgagggtgggacagAGAGCTGGCCCAGTGGGCATCAGGAAGGGGGACATGTCAGTAGTGGGCACTGACAGCAGGTTGGTGCAGAGTGGTGGAGTCAGTGGGTAAACAATCGGGTGGAGAGGTGGCACAGATGGGGTGAGACTGAGCCTTCTACTCTGAAGGTTGTAGTGAGGGGGCAATACTACAAGGATGTCCGCATGCctctgtacacgggggggggggggggtgttctgtAAAGGCCCCCCATATGGGAGACACAGGGAATTCGAGTCAATGCTTCCAACACTGCATGAAAGGGGGGGTGTACGTGTGTCCCAACATGTTCTGTGCTTTGggaaaaggggctgctccttgccttctggctgcacttcacacccaccatcctcacctttggacaccctgtgcttaggggcgagggtagggctgaagatgtcctggccaAGCTGGACATCCGCCAGTCAcgacgccaggcggaagagggctctgccccagccagctgcctgccccttttccggggttacatccGCACCCGGGTGGTTTTAGAGAGGGattacgcgctgtccacgggcgtcctgggggatttccggggaccgctgggcaccgtcgAGGGTGGGACGCATCCTTAAAAAGGATGGGGAAATAATAATTTAAGAATGTTTGTTTTACTTGTACTGTGATGGTGGGTCTTATTTTGAATCATTTTGTACATATTATTACAAATAACTGAGTAAATTaattttgattaaaataaaataaaataaaataaatgtctgtgccaaacatgattccaAATTAAACTGAGTTCTACCCCACTCACCTTACTGCTGGTCTTTGATGTTGCACCCTGGGGAAAAACATTCTGACTTTCTACCCCTATCTATGCCATCTACACAAAGTGGGTGAATATATTTTATAAAATCCCCCCTTATCTCTGgtgctgcagagaaaacaatccaagtttgtccaaccttgtaGTTAGCactcctaatccaggcagcattgtagtcaacctcctctgccccctatccaaagcctccacatccttcctgaaatggTGGAACAACTCAACGGGCCCGGCACATCTATGGATGTAGAGGGACCACATTTCAGATTAACACTCTACATCAGTCTgcacccgaattgtcacccatgactcctcctcctcctccacagacgctgcctgatccgccgagttactccagcacttggctaTTTTTTtccatataccagcatctgcagttgttgtgTGTCAGTCAGATGAACAAACTGCTTTGCATGTACAGGGGCCAGAGCAACACACAGAGGGAAACGGTCACACGCGTGTGGTTCACGGCAGTGCGTGTTTCAGTAAATGTGTGCCTTGTTATCTGCTTCTGTCAGCTCAGTGCCGGCTGGCACGGACTTCCTCTGCCGAGACCTGGCCAGTGCAGTCCAGCtcgcctctctccctcctctgagTGATCACATCGAGACCATCTGGGTACTGGGCGGCACCAGGCCCTTCCAGGTAGGTCTGTGAGGGGCAGACAGGCGGTCACCATGTGCTCATGGTACCAGTGGTCACTCTCCTTGCTGCCGGGGGTTGTGAGAGCCATATTGTCCCAACTCCAATGTTGGACAAGTGTCCAACCTCGCAGTGTTCTGGTAAACCACTACTGCAAGTCATTGAggatcatggggggggggggagggggtcattGATCATCATGGGAGGTCATGGGAGGGTCATTGAACATCACAGAGGGTCATTGATGGACACTAAGGGTCATTGATGGCCATGGGTATCATGGGGGGTCATTGATGGGCACAGGGGTCATTGGTCATAGGTCATAAGGGGTTATTGAGAGTCGTGGGCAGGTAATTGATGGACACACACCAAGCCTCCTCTTCTCTATGGGTCACAGGAAGCCTGGCGATATCCAAACTGCGACCGCATCTATCTGACCAACATCATGGCAAACTTCCACTGCGACACTTTCTTCCCAGATTTTGACCAGGACATCTTCCAGCTGCAGGACAAGTAAGGACAATTAAATATTCTCCTCCTGCGCTCACCGCTTTTTGTGTGGAGTATGGATGGATcctcagcagatctggcagcgTCTGCGGGGAGAGAACCGCCTAAGGTTTCATCACCAGCTGCTGGGGTGGACGTTGGGCTGTGTGTTGTGGCCCGtccgggctagtcccatttgcccgtgtttgtgGGTCTGTACCTGCCATTGTTAATGTACCCGTCCCGCAGCctggacacacacacagtggccgCAGAAGACTGGTGAGGGTGTGGCCGGGGGGATTATCCTGTGTCGGTCACTGCCACAGATGCTGACCGGCAGAACCTGGGTCAGTGCTGGTGTTAGAGATGGACAGTGGTCCCACCCAGAACCACTGGGTCAGTGACTGTAACAAATTCCCGGGAAACAGTTCCCTGCACCTGGTCATCTTGCTTGCGACGTTCTGACCATTTACACTTGTTTCTT from Amblyraja radiata isolate CabotCenter1 chromosome 19, sAmbRad1.1.pri, whole genome shotgun sequence encodes:
- the LOC116983930 gene encoding dihydrofolate reductase-like isoform X2 — translated: MRERGGAQEAAADGLWFRRSPPVADGLEALAPDCRGRRGAGDREERPPALGTAERVQLVCVASGRRLRSDSVPAGTDFLCRDLASAVQLASLPPLSDHIETIWVLGGTRPFQEAWRYPNCDRIYLTNIMANFHCDTFFPDFDQDIFQLQDKFPGVPSEIQEENGIQYKFQVFQKVLSNDPEPRLQYA
- the LOC116983930 gene encoding dihydrofolate reductase-like isoform X1; the protein is MDSKPLRLIAAADEALGIGKSGRLPWELPNEFSWFVSQVDAVSDPSKKNVLIWGRGSAVSDSRPLPHCYRVCLSTTLSSVPAGTDFLCRDLASAVQLASLPPLSDHIETIWVLGGTRPFQEAWRYPNCDRIYLTNIMANFHCDTFFPDFDQDIFQLQDKFPGVPSEIQEENGIQYKFQVFQKVLSNDPEPRLQYA